The following proteins are co-located in the Cutaneotrichosporon cavernicola HIS019 DNA, chromosome: 3 genome:
- a CDS encoding uncharacterized protein (Partial alpha/beta-hydrolase lipase region), with protein MTSTPVQRVVPPAETKTPEYALDDEGLSNSVNGYPYTNGNGRENVPLLAPMPRLAVPVAPLSRPGTAASDRSGRGILRRIFIDRIGTPSQHLLRPTFPPVSLTTYSPVPVTPMSRWEWVRLAVRQTFSFVVSTFFLACVTMWAFGAEAIMLLPTWLNPPVKPTYDWDDDEHWRKADATVSKEPQFYARQIGMDIENQTVETEDGFHLRMHRVIDPEARPHADGRGGFPVLILHGLFQSSGSFVTSEERSLAFWLAKKKGYQVYLGNTRGVFDMGHHSYSRSDPRFWDWTIRDLAMYDLPAMVDHVCKETGYDKIAFIGHSQGNGLTFISLSLGMVPNLGKKLSVFIALAPAVYAGPLTHGFPFTTLNRLEWPAWRRIFGVLDFIPLMRWAYDYCPPRIFATMGYIMFAFLFQWTDANWLLRRKTKMFRFTPTPVSSASIFWWCGKGGFADRKCTLDDSLERWYDERFPPLSIYYGGRDYLVLCEPLLERLKHKEKDVRVLKVTKLDLSEHCDFYWAAEAVEWAYDSFVDDIERTRPRYPEEEGYVENENEHVDL; from the exons ATGACGTCCACGCCCGTACAGCGCGTCGTGCCGCCCGCCGAGACCAAGACGCCCGAgtacgcgctcgacgatgaAGGCCTCTCCAACTCGGTCAACGGGTACCCATACACCAATGGCAATGGACGCGAAAATGTCCCCCTCCTGGCACCGATGCCGAGGCTAGCCGTTCccgtcgcgccgctcaGCCGCCCAGGCACAGCGGCGAGTGACAGGAGCGGACGCGGCATCCTACGGCGCATATTCATCGACCGCATCGGCACGCCGTCACAGCACCTCCTCCGGCCGACATTCCCGCCCGTCTCGCTTACCACCTACTCGCCGGTTCCGGTGACGCCCATGAGCCGTTGGGAATGGGTCCGGCTCGCAGTGCGCCAGACCTTTAGCTTTGTCGTGTCAACATTCTTCCTCGCTTGTGTCACAATGTGGGCGTTTGGTGCCGAGGCGATCATGCTACTGCCGACCTGGCTGAACCCGCCCGTTAAGCCAACGTACGACTgggacgatgacgagcaCTGGCGTAAGGCGGATGCCACGGTCAGCAAGGAACCGCAGTTCTACGCGCGGCAGATCGGCATGGATATCGAGAACCAGACGGTCGAGACTGAGGATGGATTCCATCTGAG aaTGCACCGCGTCATTGATCCTGAAGCGCGCCCCCACGCTGACGGGCGTGGCGGCTTCCCCGTTCTCATCTTGCATGGCCTGTTCCAGTCCTCTGGATCATTCGTCACGTCCGAGGAGCGCTCTCTCGCCTTCTGGCtcgccaagaagaagggatACCAGGTGTATCTGGGCAATACTCGCGGCGTGTTCGACATGGGCCATCACAGCTACTCGCGCAGCGACCCGCGATTCTGGG ACTGGACGATCCGCGATCTGGCGATGTACGACCTCCCGGCGATGGTGGACCACGTGTGCAAGGAGACGGGGTACGACAAGATTGCGTTCATTGGGCATTCGCAGGGCAACGGACTCACTTTtatctcgctctcgctcggcATGGTGCCTAACCTCGGCAAGAAGCTGAGCGTGTtcatcgccctcgcgccGGCTGTATACGCAGGTCCGCTGACCCATGGGTTCCCGTTCACGACACTGAACCGACTCGAGTGGCCGGCGTGGCGGCGCATCTTTGGGGTTCTCGATTTCATCCCCCTCATGCGGTGGGCGTATGATTACTGCCCGCCGCGCATCTTTGCGACGATGGGGTATATCATGTTCGCGTTCCTGTTCCAGTGGACAGACGCAAACTGGCTCCTGCGGCGCAAGACCAAGATGTTCCGCTTTACGCCAACACCGGTAAGCTCGGCGTCCATCTTCTGGTGGTGCGGCAAAGGTGGGTTTGCAGACCGCAAGTGTaccctcgacgacagccTGGAACGGTGGTACGACGAACGCTTCCCCCCGCTGTCCATCTACTACGGTGGGCGCGACTACCTCGTATTGTGCGAGccgctgctcgagcgcctcaagcATAAGGAGAAGGATGTGCGTGTGCTCAAGGTCACCAAGCTTGACCTGAGCGAGCACTGCGACTTTTACTgggccgccgaggctgtCGAGTGGGCGTACGACTCGTTTGTCG acgACATCGAGCGCACACGGCCACGATACCCCGAAGAAGAGGGGTATGTCGAAAACGAGAACGAGCACGTAGACTTGTAG
- the POL3 gene encoding uncharacterized protein (DNA polymerase type-B family): MTSQPLSKKRRLEPVTAPVSREQKSFTEVLEQLDAEDDGGSIETSAAWPRPQAPHIDAKKDTIVFQQIEVAESSHPKHGPSLRLFGITNAGNSVLAHVHGFRPYFYVAAPSGFLPADCQAFKDTLNASVQMGTPAVSHCLTVNRKSLWGYRGDETVPFIKIMCSEPKAIPKVKDRSVDYKGLFPQEVLTYESNIAFTLRFMVDSHIVGMNWIEAPAGTYDLLSGSEKRSNCQIELSLHYKDLVSHTPEGEWLPIAPLRILSFDIECAGRKGIFPEANIDPVIQIAAMVTRHGEAKPFIRNVFTLNTCAHIVGSQVLEFRDERDLLLEWSKFVQAVDPDLIIGYNSSNFDLPYLLDRAKALKIPNFAYLGRLQGVRSEARDTHFSSKAFGQRDSKAVNIDGRLQMDIMQVIQRDHNLRSYTLNAVCAHFLGEQKEDVHHSIITELQNGTADSRRRLAVYCLKDAYLPQRLLDRLMCLVNYTEMARVTGIPFNDVLTRGQQIRVVSQLYRSAGDHGYLIPAMRSEGTDEQYEGATVIEPRKGYYDTPITTLDFASLYPSIMMAHNLCYTTLLDKSTIERLKLVEGEDYVQTPNNDFFATENRRKGLLPIVLENLLAARKRAKADLKVEKDPFKRAVLDGRQLALKISTNSVYGFTGATIGKLPCLAISTSTTAYGRQMIELTKQEVEKEYCIKNGYEHDARVIYGDTDSVMIKFGCPDLPTAMRLGAEAAELVSAKFKKPIKLEFEKVYYPYLLISKKRYTGLYWTRPDKYDKMDAKGIETVRRDNCRLVSTMIETCLLKMLIDRDVKGAEDYVKQTISDLLQNKIDMSQLVITKALSKTDYAGKQAHVELAERMRKRDAGSAPSLGDRVAYVIVKGVKGAAAYEKSEDPLYVLENNVPIDTRYYLENQLSKPLMRIFEPILGEKASSLLAGEHTRSIQIATPTVGGLMKFAVKTATCLGCRTPLKGKKESAVCVNCRPHLPELYQKQVATTSALQLDFARLWTQCQRCQGSLHQDVICTSADCPIYYRRTARQKEVTAAVAQLDRFEGEMTW; encoded by the exons atGACATCTCAACCTCTATCCAAGAAACGTAGGCTCGAGCCCGTAACAGCCCCTGTCTCTCGCGAGCAGAAGAGCTTCACCGAAGTTCTGGAACAGCTAGACGCCGAAGATGATGGAG GCTCCATCGagacgtcggcggcctggCCGCGCCCACAAGCTCCGCAcatcgacgccaagaaggacaCTATTG TCTTCCAGCAGATCGAGGTCGCAGAGTCTAGTCATCCCAAACATGGACCGTCGCTGAGGTTGTTTGGGATAACAAACGCCGGAAACTCGGTCCTCGCACACGTACATGGTTTCAGACCGTACTTTTACGTCGCCGCTCCCAGCGGATTCCTACCGGCGGATTGCCAGGCTTTCAAGGATACGCTCAAC gccTCTGTACAGATGGGAACGCCAGCTGTCTCCCACTGCCTCACTGTGAATCGCAAGTCACTATGGGGATACCGCGGAGACGAGACGGTTCCGTTCATCAAGATCATGTGCTCTGAGCCAAAGGCCATTCCCAAAGTCAAAGATAGGTCC GTAGACTACAAGGGTCTGTTCCCACAAGAAGTCTTGACGTACGAGAGCAACATTGCGTTCACTCTACGGTTCATGGTCGACTCACAT ATCGTCGGCATGAACTGGATCGAGGCTCCCGCTGGAACGTACGACCTGTTGTCCGGATCTGAGAAGCGCTCGAATTGTCAAATCGAGTTGTCTCTTCA CTACAAAGACCTTGTCTCACACACCCCGGAAGGGGAGTGGCTTCCTATTGCCCCGCTGCGCATCCTCAGCTTCGATATCGAGTGCGCGGGCCGCAAAGGCATCTTTCCCGAGGCCAATATCGATCCCGTCATTCAAATTGCGGCGATGGTGACGAGACATG GCGAGGCCAAACCATTCATTCGCAACGTCTTCACTCTTAACACGTGTGCACACATTGTTGGATCGCAAGTGCTCGAGTTTCGAGACGAAAGGgacctgctcctcgagtgGTCCAAGTTTGTCCAGGCTGTTGACCCGGACTTGATCATTGGGTATAACTCTTCGAACTTTGACCTGCCGTATCTTCTTGATCGTGCCAAGGCTCTGAAGATTCCCAATTTTGCGTACTTGGGCCGACTGCAAG GTGTCCGGTCAGAGGCACGCGACACCCACTTCTCATCCAAGGCATTCGGGCAGCGTGACTCGAAGGCTGTTAATATTGATGGACGCCTCCAGATGGACATCATGCAAGTCATTCAGCGCGACCACAATCTCCGGAGTTACACGCTTAACGCCGTGTGTGCTCACTTCTTGGGCGAGCAGAAGGAAGACGTTCACCACTCCATCATCACCGAGCTCCAGAACGGTACAGCTGactctcgccgccgacttGCTGTGTACTGTTTGAAG GATGCCTATCTTCCACAACGTctgctcgaccgcctcaTGTGCCTGGTCAACTACACCGAGATGGCGCGTGTGACAGGTATCCCCTTCAATGACGTCCTTACTCGTGGTCAACAGATTCGAGTCGTCTCTCAATTGTATCGCAGCGCCGGTGATCATGGGTATCTCATCCCCGCCATGCGGAGTGAAGGGACAGACGAGCAATACGAGGGAGCTACGGTCATCGAGCCCCGCAAGGGATATTACGATACTCCGATCACCACGCTTGACTTTGCATCGCTATACCCTTCCATTATGATGGCGCACAACCTGTGTTACACGACATTGCTGGACAAGTCAACCATTGAACGTTTaaagctcgtcgagggcgaagaCTACGTGCAGACTCCGAACAACG ACTTTTTTGCCACGGAGAATCGCCGGAAGGGGCTGCTTCCCATTGTGCTCGAgaacctcctcgcggctCGAAAGCGTGCGAAGGCGGACCTGAAGGTGGAGAAGGATCCGTTTAAACGTGCCGTCCTGGACGGTCGTCAGCTGGCGTTGAAG ATCAGTACCAACTCGGTGTACGGCTTCACTGGCGCCACTATCGGCAAACTGCCATGTCTGGCGATTtccacctcgaccacgGCATATGGTCGACAGATGATCGAGTTGACGAAgcaggaggtcgagaaggagtACTGCATCAAGAATGGGTACGAGCACGACGCACGTGTTATCTATGGTGACACGGACTCTGTCATGATCAAGTTTGGCTGTCCAGACCTGCCCACAGCCATGCGACTGGGTGCTGAGGCGGCCGAACTGGTCTCGGCAAAGTTCAAGAAGCCCATCAAGCTCGAATTCGAGAAGGTCTACTACCCGTACCTTCTCATCAGTAAGAAGCGCTACACTGGACTTTACTGGACTCGTCCGGACAAGTATGACAAGATGGATGCCAAGGGTATCGAG ACGGTTCGACGTGACAACTGCCGCTTGGTGTCGACAATGATCGAGACGTGTCTACTCAAGATGCTCATCGACCGCGATGTGAAGGGCGCAGAGGA CTATGTCAAGCAGACCATTTCCGATCTGCTGCAGAACAAGATTGACATGTCACAACTCGTCATCACCAAAGCTCTGTCGAAGACTG ACTATGCCGGCAAGCAGGCCcacgtcgagcttgcggaaCGTATGAGGAAACGTGACGCTGGCTCGGCACCTTCTCTTGGAGACCGCGTGGCCTATGTCATCGTCAAGGGCGTTAAGG GCGCTGCAGCGTATGAGAAGTCGGAAGACCCACTCTACGTTCTGGAGAACAACGTGCCGATCGACACGCGCTACTACCTGGAGAACCAGCTCTCAAAGCCGCTGATGCGCATCTTTGAGCCGATTCTCGGTGAAAAGGCCAGCAGTCTCT TGGCTGGTGAACACACGCGTAGCATTCAGATTGCGACACCTACGGTCGGCGGCCTCATGAAGTTTGCCGTCAAGACGGCGACCTGCCTTGGCTGTCGTACCCCGTTGAAGGGAAAGAAGG AGAGTGCCGTTTGCGTCAACTGCCGGCCGCATCTTCCCGAGCTGTACCAGAAGCAGGTCGCCACCACATCTGCCTTGCAACTCGATTTTGCTCGCCTGTGGACGCAGTGCCAGCGGTGCCAGGGCTCGCTGCACCAGGACGTCATCTGCACTTCGGCAGACTGCCCGATCTATTACCGTCGTACCGCCAGGCAGAAGGAGGTGACTGCCGCTGTTGCACAGCTCGACCGCTTCGAGGGAGAGATGACGTGGTAA
- the NSR1 gene encoding uncharacterized protein (RNA recognition motif), with the protein MAKDKSAPKIDKKEKKDKKAAPVKEVKAKEVKKVADKKEKKEKKSKKAKTPTPEPESSSEESESEDESSDSESEEEKPAAKPAAQAESSESATSSSSSSSDSDSGSGSDSDSDSSDEDAAAEQVQLDKEEAEIKEGKPPVDSDSSSDSSDSDSDSDSDSDSDESKEEPAAAATSSKRKAEEDAVAPAKKAKVAEEGDEETSTNVYVGGLSWNIDNDWLRSEFEKCGEIVDARVMLDRETGKSRGFGYVEFTDLEGSAKACAEMNGAEIDGRWLKVNYAVKRDQTASRAKAFNDKQSAPAETLWIGSLSFDITEDQVYEAFGEHGDVQRVSLPTDRDTGAPKGFGYVQFATVDEATAALTTLNGSELAGRRIRIDYAPPKDNNREGGGGGGFGGGRGGGRGGFGGRGGGRGGGRGGFGGRDGGFGGRGGGRGGGFGGRGGGGRGRGGPPRGGARTGGIVQATGTKMSFD; encoded by the exons ATGGCCAAGGACAAGTCTGCCCCCAAGAtcgacaagaaggagaagaaggacaagaaggcTGCGCCTGTCAAG gaggtcaaggccaaggaggtgAAGAAGGTCGcggacaagaaggagaagaaggagaagaagtctaagaaggccaagacccccacccccgagcccgagtcgtcgagcgaggagagcgagagcgaggacgagtccTCGGACTCTGAgtcggaggaggagaagcccGCTGCT AAGCCCGCCGCCCAGGCCGAGTCGTCGGAGTCTGCCacttcgtcgtcgtcgtcgtcttcggACTCTgactctggctctggctctgaCTCTGACTCTGACTCttcggacgaggacgccgccgccgagcaggTCCAGCttgacaaggaggaggccgagatcaaggagggcaagccCCCCGTCGACTCTGACTCGTCGTCAGACTCTTCCGACTCCGACTCCGACTCCGACTCCGACTCCGACTCTGACGAGTCCAAGGAGgagcccgccgccgccgccaccagcagcaagcgcaaggccgaggaggacgccgtGGCCcccgccaagaaggccaaggtcgccgaggagggtgacgaggagaccTCGACCAACGTCTACGTCGGTGGTCTCTCGTGGAACATTGACAACGACTGGCTCCGCTCCGAGTTTGAGAAGTGTGGCGAGATCGTCGATGCGCGCGTCATGCTTGACCGCGAGACCGGCAAGTCGCGTGGCTTTGGTTACGTCGAGTTTACCGACCTTGAGGGTTCGGCCAAGGCCTGCGCCGAGATGAACGGCGCTGAGATTGACGGCCGCTGGCTCAAGGTCAACTACGCCGTCAAGCGTGACCAGACTGCTTCGCGCGCCAAGGCGTTCAACGACAAGCAGTCGGCCCCTGCCGAGACTCTGTGGATCGGCTCGCTCTCATTCGACATCACCGAGGACCAGGTGTACGAGGCCTTTGGCGAGCACGGCGACGTCCAGCGCGTCTCGCTCCCCACCGACCGTGACACCGGCGCCCCCAAGGGCTTTGGCTACGTCCAGTTCGCgaccgtcgacgaggcgactGCCGCCCTCACCACGCTCAACGGCTCTGAGCTTGCCGGCCGCCGCATCCGCATCGACTACGCCCCACCCAAGGACAACAACCGtgagggtggtggtggtggtggcttcggcggtggccgcggtggtggccgtggtggCTTCGGTGGCCGTGGCGGTggccgtggtggtggccgtggtggCTTTGGCGGCCGTGACGGCGGCTTCggtggccgcggcggtggccgtggtggtggctttggtggccgtggcggtggtggccgcggccgtggcGGCCCTCCccgtggcggcgcgcgcaccgGTGGTATTGTCCAGGCCACCGGCACCAAGATGTCGTTCGACTAA
- the CDC31 gene encoding uncharacterized protein (EF-hand domain) — protein MSAFPARGRRAPPASRPALSDEQRSEVREAFELFDTDKDGFIDYHELKVALRALGFNLRKPEVLKLLREHDRGDGLMSLADFEKIMTEKILSRDPMEELRRAFSLFDDDHTGKISLKNLRRVAKELGEHLGDEELQAMIDEFDMDGDGEISQEEFIAIMMDGE, from the exons ATGTCCGCCTTCCCAGCCCGTGGCCGCCGTGCGCCACCAGCATCCCGCCCCGCCCTGTCGGACGAGCAGCGCAGCGAGGTCCGCGAAGCATTTGAACTGTTCGACACGGACAAGGACGGCTTTATCGACTACCACGAGCTCAAAGTCGCCCTCAGGGCACTGGGGTTTAATCTGCGCAAGCCAGAGgtgctcaagctcctccgcgagcATGATCGTGGGGATGGGTTGATGAGCCTAGCAGACTTTGAGAAGATCA TGACGGAGAAGATCCTGTCTCGCGATCCGATGGAAGAGTTGCGGCGCGCTTTCTCGTTGTTCGATGATGACCACACGGGCAAGATTAGTCTCAAGAACCTGCGGCGCGTGGCTaaggagcttggcgagcatcttggcgatgaggagct ccaAGCAATGATCGACGAGTTCGAcatggacggcgacggcgaaATCAGCCAGGAGGAGTTTATCGCTATCATGATGGACGGCGAGTAG
- the CAT2 gene encoding uncharacterized protein (Choline/Carnitine o-acyltransferase), with protein MLRHARLSATISGASRNSTRNLSTTMARKNAPKSDKPLYASQGSISHLPVPRLASTLSKYLESVLPLSDREQYASSAKAVREFANSDFSRVLQGRLEQRAAEKDNWISEWWNEAAYFGYRGRLIPNVSYFYIHKKGIGKGASQTERAAQLTRAVVEFKKLVDSEKLEPEAVKGKPLCMASYKYLFNAVRVPTSPADVPLAYPKELNHIVVLRNNRYFKLDVGGRSASEIAKAMDDIKKVADQAEGSYIGALTADDRDVWCEARRHLLSISKTNTDSIQTIDSAILLFALDDAPSPTNDTERAWSYWAGGLTPSEKGKGRNRWFDKHEFIVDEAGEAGFNGEHSMLDGTPTLRLNEFVLASLDKGVIPLELPAAEQAKGEIQWSEIKFDLDAKMEDIIEKSRKGFAEEIGKQDLRMTVYTGYGKASIKPFKVSPDAWAQMVKQLAYYKLHKTPAVCYESCQTRKFLLGRTEVIRTVSSESRAFVEAMNDPKATDAEREKRFRAAATRHGQYTAWAADAQGVDRHLFGLKKEIRENEEVPAIFSDPNFAKSSHWSLSTSQLTSKYLDGWGYGEVVPDGYGLSYAIHDDKLCWGITTLNGDAKEMEAALHESAAELKAMMDRAANKPKL; from the exons ATGCTCAGACACGCCCGTCTCTCCGCCACCATCTCCGGGGCGTCTCGT AATTCTACTCGcaacctctccaccaccatgGCCAGGAAGAACGCTCCCAAGTCCGACAAGCCGCTCTACGCGAGCCAGGGCTCCATCTCTCACCTCCCCGtcccccgcctcgcctcgACTCTGTCCAAGTACCTCGAGTCTgtcctccccctctccgACCGTGAGCAGTACGCCAGCTCTGCAAAGGCCGTGCGCGAGTTTGCAAACAGCGACTTTTCCCGCGTCCTCCAGGGCCGCCTTGAGCAGCGTgccgccgagaaggacaaCTGGATCTCGGAGTGGTGGAACGAGGCCGCCTACTTTGGCTACCGTGGTCGCCTGATTCCCAACGTCTCGTACTTCTACATCCACAAGAAGGGGATCGGCAAGGGCGCGAGCCAGACTGAGCGCGCTGCTCAGCTCACTCGCGCTGTCGTCGAGTTCAAGAAGCTCGTTGACAG CGAGAAGCTCGAGCCTGAGGCCGTTAAGGGCAAGCCCCTCTGCATGGCATCGTACAAGTACCTCTTCAACGCCGTCCGTGTGCCAACCTCGCCTGCCGATGTGCCCCTCGCCTACCCCAAGGAGCTCAACCACATTGTTGTCCTCCGCAACAACCGGTACTTCAAGCTCGATGTCGGCGGCCGCTCGGCTTCCGAGATCGCCAAGGCGATGGACGACATCAAGAAGGTTGCCGACCAGGCCGAGGGCTCCTACATTGGTGCGCTGACCGCCGACGACCGTGACGTCTGGTGCGaggcccgccgccacctcctTTCGATCTCCAAAACCAACACCGACTCGATCCAGACCATCGACTCggccatcctcctcttcgcgctcgacgacgccccCAGCCCCACCAACGACACTGAACGTGCATGGTCGTACTGGGCCGGCGGCCTCACTCCCAgcgagaagggcaagggccgTAACCGCTGGTTCGACAAGCACGAGTTTATTGTCGATGAGGCTGGCGAGGCCGGCTTCAACGGCGAGCACTCTATGCTTGACGGCACCCCTACTCTTCGTCTCAACGAGTTTGTCCTCGCGTcgctcgacaagggcgTTATCCCTCTCGAGCTCCCCGCGGCTGAGCaggccaagggcgagatcCAGTGGTCTGAGATCAAGtttgacctcgacgccaagatGGAGGACATTATCGAGAAGTCGCGCAAGGGCTttgccgaggagattggCAAGCAGGACCTCCGCATGACCGTCTACACCGGCTACGGCAAGGCTTCGATCAAGCCGTTCAAGGTGTCGCCCGACGCTTGGGCCCAGATGgtcaagcagctcgccTACTACAAGCTCCACAAGACTCCGGCCGTGTGCTACGAGTCGTGCCAGACCCGCAagttcctcctcggccgtaCCGAGGTCATCCGTACCgtctcgtccgagtcgcgCGCCTTTGTCGAGGCCATGAACGACCCCAAGGcgaccgacgccgagcgcgagaagcgcttccgcgccgccgccacccgcCACGGCCAGTACACTGCGTGGGCTGCCGACGCGCAGGGTGTCGACCGCCACCTCTTCGGTCTCAAGAAGGAGATTcgcgagaacgaggaggtCCCCGCCATCTTCAGCGACCCCAACTTTGCCAAGTCGAGCCACTGGTCCCTGTCGACGTCCCAGCTCACGTCCAAGTACCTCGACGGCTGGGGCTACGGTGAGGTTGTTCCCGACGGCTACGGTTTGTCGTACGCCATCCACGACGACAAGCTCTGCTGGGGTATTACGACTCTGAACGGTGACGccaaggagatggaggcggCCCTGCACGAGTCGGCGGCTGAGCTCAAGGCCATGATGGACCGCGCAGCCAacaagcccaagctctGA
- a CDS encoding uncharacterized protein (Cellulase (glycosyl hydrolase family 5)), producing the protein MNLSALISLLGLFSAAAAAPITPRTTLPRLGGLNLAGCDFGMNVWGWSGTSMCPPISQIGHFIEQGSNVIRLPVGWQYLVGNNPASTTLDATYFPIYDRLVQDVTSRGAYAIIDIHNYGRWNSGIIGADGPSNMAFASLWSLLAKKYADNDHVIFGLMNEPHDQDIIGVAAACQAAVNAIRSAGARNTIILPGNQWTKAETWTSGANNPILAITDPTGGLDRLLLDVHKYLDADGSGTSHECVTDGLDVLAPFVGWLKTNGRRAIITEMGGANTQSCQTYIPKMLQYVVDNNDVFVGFTAWAAGSFQPYPGYELSLTPNADGSDNALWTKAIKPFLPGKSGVVSSTTTSISKPVSSSSVVASLSSSKPVPTSSSPSVKPARSSSSAPSAASSSTAASTSKPVTPSSAASSSASVPAWSSQPKPSVLAGNYQTFTGALGGFSAPAVTKAGNKYYTNGQEFNSLIDALDRSCYTQMDRCQLSANVNGNVPPLTVANCSNAQFQACMAAAK; encoded by the exons ATGAATCTCTCAGccctcatctccctcctcggcctgttCTCCGCGGCTGCCGCAGCCCCCATCACCCCGCGCACCACTCTCccccgcctcggcggcctcaaCCTTGCCGGCTGCGACTTTGGCATGAACGTCTGGGGCTGGTCCGGCACGTCGATGTGTCCCCCCATCTCCCAGATCGGCCACTTTATCGAGCAGGGTTCCAACGTCATCCGTCTTCCTGTCGGGTGGCAGTATCTTGTCGGCAACAATCCCGCCAGCACGACCCTCGACGCAACCTATTTTCCCATCTacgaccgcctcgtccaAGACGTGACCAGCCGGGGCGCCTACGCCATCATCGATATCCACAACTATGGCCGGTGGAACTCTGGCATCATCGGCGCGGACGGACCGTCCAACATGGCATTTGCCTCCCTCTGGTCTCTCCTGGCTAAGAAATACGCCGACAACGACCATGTGATTTTCGGCCTCATGAACGAGCCTCACGATCAAGACATTATCGGTGTCGCAGCCGCCTGTCAGGCCGCAGTCAACGCTATCCGGTCCGCGGGAGCTCGGAACACAATCATTCTCCCCGGTAACCAATGGACCAAAGCCGAGACCTGGACTTCTGGGGCAAACAACCCAATACTCGCAATCACTGACCCGACCGGCGGactcgaccgcctcctcctcgacgtgcaCAAGTACCTCGacgctgacggcagcggTACGTCCCATGAATGTGTAACGGATGGTCTAGACGTTCTCGCACCGTTTGTCGGATGGCTCAAGACTAATGGCCGCCGAGCTATCATCACCGAAATGGGCGGGGCGAACACCCAGTCGTGCCAAACTTACATCCCCAAAATGCTCCAGTATGTCGTTGATAATAACGACGTCTTTGTCGGATTCACAGCTTGGGCAGCAGGGAGCTTCCAGCCTTACCCAGGCTACGAGCTGTCGCTTACACCAAACGCCGACGGCTCGGATAACGCCCTCTGGACAAAGGCAATCAAGCCGTTCCTGCCTGGCAAGTCGGGCGTCGTTTcgtccaccaccacctcgaTCTCCAAGCCGGTCTCTTCGTCCTCTGTAGTCGCCTCGCTGTCGAGCTCCAAGCCGGTtccgacctcgtcgtcgccgagcgtCAAGCCGgcccgctcctcgtcctctgccCCCTCtgccgcgtcgtcctccacaGCCGCATCGACCTCCAAGCCCGTGACCCCCTcatccgccgcctcgtcctccgctTCGGTCCCAGCTTGGTCGTCTCAGCCCAAACCCTCCGTTCTCGCTGGCAACTACCAGACCTTCACGGGCGCGCTGGGCGGCTTCTCCGCCCCCGCAGTCACCAAGGCCGGCAACAAGTACTATACCAACGGGCAGGAGTTCAACTCGCTCatcgacgccctcgaccgcTCCTGCTACACCCAGATGGACCGCTGCCAGCTCTCCGCAAACGTAAACGGCAACGTCCCTCCTCTGACTGTCGCCAACTGTAGTAACGCC CAATTTCAGGCGTGCATGGCTGCTGCCAAGTAA